The window ATGCCGGCGGCCACGCCCTCGCttccggcgccgagccgaaCGTGGCCAAGTTCGACTATGAAAACTTttacgacgccgagctcgacaagAAGCGCAAGGACAAGTCGTACCGCTACTTCAACAACATCAACCGCCTCGCCAAGGAGTTCCCCCGCGCCCACATGGCCAGCAGGGAGGACCGCGTCACCGTCTGGTGCGCCAACGACTACCTCGGCATGGGCCGCAACCCCCGCGTCCTGAGCAGGATGCacgagacgctcgacgagtacggcgcgggcgcgggcggcaCCCGGAACATCTCGGGCCACAACaagcacgccgtcgagctcgaggccgagctcgccaagctgcacgccaaggaggcggcccTCGTCTTCAGCTCGTGCTACGTGGCCAACGACGCGACGCTCGCCACGCTCGGCAGCAAGCTGCCCGACTGCGTCATCCTCTCCGACAGCCTCAACCACGCGTCCATGATCCAGGGCATCCGCCACTCGGGCACCAAGAAGATCGTCTTCAAACAcaacgacgtcgccgacctcgaggccaagctcgccgccctcccgcTGCGCGTGCCCAAGGTCATCGCCTTCGAGTCCGTCTACAGCATGTGCGGCTCCGTCGGGCCCATCGAGGCCATCtgcgacctcgccgacaagtACGGCGCCATCaccttcctcgacgaggtgcacgccgtcggcatgtaCGGCCcgagcggcgccggcgtcgccgagcaccTCGACTGGGAGGCCCACGCCCGGGGCCAGCCGCGGGGCACCCTCATGGACCGCGTCGACATCATCACCGGCACCCTCGGCAAGGCCTAcggctgcgtcggcggctaCATCGCCGGCAgcgcccgcctcgtcgacatgATCCGCTCCCTCGCCCCGGGCTTCATCTTCACTacgtcgctgccgcccgccaccatggccggcgccAAGGCCTCGATCGAGTACCAGATggagcacgacggcgaccgTCGGCTGCAGCAGCTCCACACCCGCGCCGTCAaggagcagctcgacgcccgcgACATCCCCGTCATCCCGAACCCGTCCCACATCAtccccatcctcgtcggcaacgccgagctcgccaaggccgccTCCGACATGCTGCTGCGGGACCACCATATTTACGTGCAGTCCATCAACTACCCGACCGTGCCCGTCGGCCAGGAGCGTCTCCGAAtcacgccgacgcccggcCACACCAAGGGATAccgcgacgagctcgtcgaggccatcgacgagatCTGGAGCCGCCTGGGCATCAAGCGCACCTCGCAGtgggccgccgagggcggcttcatcggcgtcggcgagcccgCCAACGCCCCGGAGCCCCTCTGGACCGACAAGCAGCTCGGCATCGAGCAGGCCGCGCGGGAGCTCGGCGCGtcgggccgccgcccgagccACGGCTTCACCGAGGCTCTCCTGGAGCGCGAGGCCGCCTCTGCCGCGAGCCAGGCCGCGCGCGTCGCCGCCTAGGAAGCCTCGGTCGCCCTCCGCCCGCAGCGTTGGCCTGCTCACGTCGAGCCGTCCGTGGTGCGATGGCCATCTTACGTACTCCGGTAGCAAATGCAGCAATGAGCCGACGCCTCAGGCGACGAACTGTGCCGTACGTGCATGTCCGCTTgcctccatcgacggcacccGCGCAGGCTCCGGGCCGTCTAGTGAAGAGCATGCTGCGCGTGACAGAGTGCGATGCCGAGGAACGAGGCCACCATCACCGGCGGAACTtggtgccgttgccgtcgatgcAACCAGACGACGGTGAATagcctacagtacaaaaGGCCAGCACTGCAGTTGCAGGCACCTGCGGGGCGGCCCTGAAGACGGAACGGCCTGTCGTACGGGCAGTACGCAGcgtgtatccgtacatgcagcTGTGCGCTTGTGCGTGCCAGTGAGTTAGTGCCTAGTACTGAGATGCGTGCGCCTGTACAActgcagtacgtacttgtactcgaaTATACGGGCAGCACTCACTCTTGTTTGGTACTGACTACAGTAGGTCGTTCTGCCACTACCCTTCTTGCATGTGCCTTTgagcagtacttgtacatgtacttactgtaagtaaatgtacttactgtaagtaaatgtacttactgtaagtaaatgtacttactgtaagtaaatgtacttactgtaagtaagtactgtaagtataaaTCGCAAGTACTTtctgtgcatgtattacttattgcatacaagtactgcagcAACGCCAGTCTCGaatgtgctgtacatgtacttactactacagtactccgtaagtactgtactataagtacgtgcttcgtacggagtacaagtactgcacaga of the Drechmeria coniospora strain ARSEF 6962 chromosome 01, whole genome shotgun sequence genome contains:
- a CDS encoding 5-aminolevulinate synthase precursor; the encoded protein is MDSVLRQSKAMCPFLKAASPATLRAMSTSARPKASPCGGTMSKLQLLAHRCPIMGQALAVQSARNGAAAARSAAAFRAFSVPVNVGGKARIHASCGQQARAVDGSLLKVRDAGAARVPPTVSMRGKDAGGHALASGAEPNVAKFDYENFYDAELDKKRKDKSYRYFNNINRLAKEFPRAHMASREDRVTVWCANDYLGMGRNPRVLSRMHETLDEYGAGAGGTRNISGHNKHAVELEAELAKLHAKEAALVFSSCYVANDATLATLGSKLPDCVILSDSLNHASMIQGIRHSGTKKIVFKHNDVADLEAKLAALPLRVPKVIAFESVYSMCGSVGPIEAICDLADKYGAITFLDEVHAVGMYGPSGAGVAEHLDWEAHARGQPRGTLMDRVDIITGTLGKAYGCVGGYIAGSARLVDMIRSLAPGFIFTTSLPPATMAGAKASIEYQMEHDGDRRLQQLHTRAVKEQLDARDIPVIPNPSHIIPILVGNAELAKAASDMLLRDHHIYVQSINYPTVPVGQERLRITPTPGHTKGYRDELVEAIDEIWSRLGIKRTSQWAAEGGFIGVGEPANAPEPLWTDKQLGIEQAARELGASGRRPSHGFTEALLEREAASAASQAARVAA